From Paenibacillus sp. V4I7, one genomic window encodes:
- a CDS encoding glycoside hydrolase family 95-like protein, translated as MNDIEWEHFMADNDMEWVVKPVSWDEGAFIGNGSIGAMVYGEENAKKRHVLRFVTGRTDVTASRTDKPGFPPRVPIGELDLEMEGMIYHPTSMRVDLWNAELRAILTTTRGEVKLRSIVHSEEPVMAIEIERSEGERAAQFAWYAYPEVDHVLKNADGFNLNQYIPATDVEKTVRDGVNLNIQRYSGEDGCVTAWKEVQVSPNRRVCFISVIKGHKEAAIGKALDAVVQASSGDFDAWIGVHRRWWHNYYRLSFISVPDGRLQSFYWIQMYKLASATRADQPLIDNQGPWLTSTPWPGVWFNMNVQMSYSPVYTANRLDIGMSLVRALDENRENLINNVPESCRHDSSGLGRSCSYDLLAEVDDEVGNLNWICHNVWRQYRYSMDDEMLSTILFPLLRRSVNYYLHILEEGDDGSLHLPPTISPEYGSFMKTKVRDSHYDLALLRWGCQTLLEICQRLTVEDPLTGKWKEVLERLTPLPVDETGFMIGQDTPLAYGHRHFSHLLAIFPLHLIGCDKEEDRKLITTSLRHWIGKEGDLRGFSLTGAASIAAILGSGDEALRYLQTLMLMIKPNTMYKEAGPVIETPFAGAEAIHDMLLQSWGGKIRVFPAVPGEWQDVSFENLRTEGAFLISAVRRDGETQMIRVKSLAGEPCIIKTGWNGVVCWTITGTKAAEHTVYVKSGEDEIVLDLSQGDEAILSRGDEVSDWRIVPVESPRKVARYFGGHKPWRLYGF; from the coding sequence ATGAATGACATAGAATGGGAACATTTTATGGCCGACAATGATATGGAATGGGTCGTGAAGCCTGTCAGTTGGGATGAAGGGGCTTTCATTGGTAATGGTTCGATCGGCGCTATGGTATATGGGGAGGAAAATGCGAAAAAACGGCACGTGCTCCGTTTTGTCACGGGACGTACTGATGTTACAGCAAGCCGGACTGATAAACCCGGATTTCCTCCACGCGTACCCATTGGTGAGCTTGACCTTGAGATGGAAGGCATGATTTATCACCCGACGAGTATGCGGGTGGACTTATGGAACGCAGAGCTTCGTGCTATTTTGACGACGACCCGGGGCGAGGTAAAGCTTCGTTCCATTGTTCATAGCGAAGAACCGGTCATGGCGATCGAGATCGAGAGATCAGAAGGGGAAAGGGCTGCGCAGTTTGCGTGGTACGCCTATCCGGAAGTTGATCACGTACTGAAAAATGCGGATGGCTTTAATTTAAATCAATATATACCTGCAACTGATGTGGAAAAAACGGTTAGAGATGGCGTGAACCTTAATATTCAGCGTTATTCAGGCGAGGATGGCTGTGTAACTGCCTGGAAGGAAGTCCAAGTGTCGCCGAATCGCCGAGTTTGCTTCATTTCCGTTATTAAAGGTCATAAAGAAGCTGCAATTGGTAAAGCGCTGGATGCGGTTGTTCAAGCCTCTAGCGGTGATTTCGATGCATGGATAGGCGTTCACCGTCGGTGGTGGCACAACTATTATCGGCTAAGCTTCATCTCGGTTCCGGATGGGCGGCTCCAAAGCTTCTATTGGATACAAATGTATAAGTTGGCTTCAGCCACACGTGCGGATCAGCCCTTGATCGATAATCAAGGTCCGTGGCTTACTTCAACGCCATGGCCGGGCGTTTGGTTTAATATGAATGTGCAAATGAGTTATTCACCGGTCTATACCGCGAATCGATTGGACATCGGGATGTCGCTGGTTCGCGCTTTAGATGAAAACAGAGAAAATCTAATAAACAACGTGCCGGAGTCCTGCAGGCATGATTCCTCAGGACTTGGTCGCAGCTGCAGCTATGATTTGCTGGCTGAGGTAGATGATGAAGTAGGGAATTTGAATTGGATTTGCCATAATGTGTGGCGGCAGTATCGGTACAGCATGGATGATGAGATGCTAAGCACCATCTTATTTCCTCTTTTACGTAGAAGTGTAAATTATTATCTTCACATTCTTGAAGAAGGCGATGACGGTAGTCTGCATCTTCCGCCTACCATTTCACCTGAATATGGCTCTTTTATGAAAACGAAGGTACGCGATTCTCATTACGATCTTGCTTTATTGCGCTGGGGCTGCCAAACCCTTTTGGAAATATGCCAGCGGTTAACGGTGGAAGATCCGCTTACCGGGAAATGGAAGGAAGTTCTGGAAAGGCTGACTCCGTTACCTGTAGATGAGACGGGATTTATGATTGGACAAGACACGCCTTTAGCATACGGTCACCGACATTTCAGCCATCTGCTTGCGATTTTTCCACTCCATTTGATCGGTTGCGATAAGGAAGAGGATCGGAAGCTGATCACAACCTCGCTTCGTCATTGGATCGGGAAGGAAGGCGACTTGCGCGGGTTCAGCCTAACTGGGGCGGCTTCAATAGCTGCTATTCTCGGCTCAGGAGATGAGGCCTTGCGTTATTTGCAAACGTTGATGTTGATGATTAAACCGAATACAATGTATAAAGAAGCAGGACCTGTTATCGAAACGCCATTTGCCGGTGCAGAAGCGATACACGACATGCTGCTTCAAAGCTGGGGAGGCAAGATACGGGTATTCCCAGCTGTGCCGGGCGAGTGGCAAGATGTGTCTTTCGAAAATTTGCGAACCGAAGGAGCATTTTTAATTAGCGCTGTACGTCGTGACGGTGAAACCCAAATGATTCGAGTGAAAAGTTTGGCTGGGGAGCCGTGTATCATCAAGACAGGCTGGAACGGTGTAGTTTGCTGGACGATAACCGGAACCAAAGCTGCTGAGCACACCGTTTATGTAAAGTCGGGTGAGGACGAGATCGTATTGGATTTGAGCCAGGGGGATGAAGCGATCCTTTCCCGAGGTGATGAGGTGTCTGACTGGCGAATCGTTCCCGTAGAATCACCGCGGAAGGTTGCCCGCTATTTCGGCGGACATAAGCCTTGGCGTCTTTACGGATTTTAA
- a CDS encoding SGNH/GDSL hydrolase family protein — translation MGVPFKQGDIVLFQGDSITDAGRVRENPSDLGKGYALMTSALFGSSYPEQQVTFLNRGISGNRVKDLRSRWEQDCIELGPSWVSIYIGINDCWRRYDRNDPTSVEQFEEGYRELLVRTKEELGAKLIMIEPFVLPVPEDRKLWREDLDPKINVVRELAREFGALLVPLDGIFAQASMLAPSSFWAPDGVHPSPAGHALIAKAWIKAVGAAI, via the coding sequence ATGGGAGTGCCATTCAAGCAAGGAGACATCGTATTATTTCAAGGTGACAGTATTACGGATGCCGGAAGGGTTAGGGAAAATCCCTCTGATTTGGGCAAAGGATATGCGCTGATGACTTCAGCATTGTTCGGTTCATCTTATCCTGAACAACAGGTTACATTTCTGAATCGGGGGATTAGCGGGAATCGAGTGAAAGATCTTCGTTCTCGTTGGGAACAGGATTGTATCGAACTGGGGCCGAGCTGGGTATCGATCTATATCGGTATTAACGATTGCTGGAGACGATATGACCGGAACGATCCTACATCTGTGGAACAATTCGAAGAAGGTTACCGGGAACTGCTTGTCCGCACGAAAGAGGAGCTTGGGGCCAAGCTTATTATGATCGAGCCATTCGTGCTGCCAGTGCCGGAAGACAGGAAACTATGGCGTGAGGATCTCGATCCCAAAATTAATGTCGTGCGGGAATTAGCACGGGAATTTGGTGCCCTTTTGGTTCCGCTTGATGGTATATTCGCACAGGCTTCGATGCTCGCACCCTCCAGCTTCTGGGCGCCAGACGGCGTGCACCCGTCACCGGCAGGACATGCGCTTATAGCCAAAGCTTGGATTAAGGCGGTCGGGGCGGCAATATAA
- a CDS encoding response regulator transcription factor, translating into MKKKILVVDDEPSISMLIEFNLKLVGFDVHCVFDGEAVFDAIQTFRPDLIVLDLMLPKMDGFQVCRKLRNQNNLVPIIMLTAMQDLTDKIAGLDNGADDYMTKPFSPQELISRIQAIHRRIQTLPSSTENAPITIGQIAIKADQREVMVNGSPIELTPKEFELLLFLCKHRGKVLSRQQLLHGVWDYHFLGDTRIVDVHISHLRDKIENNARNPEYIMTIRNVGYKLTAPVVKESLA; encoded by the coding sequence ATGAAAAAGAAAATCCTAGTTGTTGATGACGAACCTTCCATTTCCATGCTTATAGAGTTCAACTTGAAGCTTGTAGGCTTTGATGTCCATTGCGTGTTTGACGGCGAAGCTGTCTTCGATGCCATCCAAACGTTTCGCCCCGATCTCATCGTTCTCGACTTAATGCTGCCGAAGATGGACGGGTTCCAAGTGTGCCGCAAGCTTAGAAACCAGAATAACCTCGTACCTATTATTATGCTTACAGCTATGCAAGATCTCACGGATAAAATTGCCGGCTTGGATAACGGCGCTGACGATTATATGACCAAACCCTTTTCACCGCAGGAGCTCATTTCTCGTATACAGGCCATACATCGACGAATCCAAACCTTACCGTCCTCGACAGAAAATGCGCCCATCACGATTGGCCAAATCGCTATTAAAGCCGATCAACGCGAAGTCATGGTGAATGGCTCCCCGATTGAACTTACACCTAAGGAATTCGAGCTGCTGCTCTTCCTGTGTAAGCATCGCGGCAAAGTCCTTAGCAGGCAGCAGCTTCTCCATGGGGTGTGGGACTATCACTTCCTTGGAGATACCCGCATCGTCGATGTGCATATCTCTCATCTGAGGGATAAAATTGAGAACAATGCACGCAATCCGGAATATATTATGACCATCAGGAACGTTGGCTATAAGCTAACGGCGCCTGTCGTGAAGGAATCGCTGGCTTAA
- the trmL gene encoding tRNA (uridine(34)/cytosine(34)/5-carboxymethylaminomethyluridine(34)-2'-O)-methyltransferase TrmL: protein MAFHIVLVEPEIPANTGNISRTCAATGTYLHLVRPLGFQTDDKTLKRAGLDYWHSVKLEYHDSFDEVLEAYKEHRFFFATTKATKRYTDFTFQDGDFFVFGKETKGLPEDLLAQHPETLLRLPMSDAVRSLNLSNSAAIMLYEGLRQIGFVGLD from the coding sequence ATGGCATTTCATATTGTATTAGTAGAACCCGAAATTCCTGCAAACACAGGTAACATTTCCAGGACGTGCGCAGCTACAGGCACGTATCTCCATTTGGTTAGACCGCTTGGATTTCAGACGGATGACAAGACGTTAAAACGCGCTGGATTAGACTATTGGCACTCGGTTAAGCTAGAGTATCATGACTCATTTGATGAGGTGCTAGAGGCTTACAAAGAACATCGTTTTTTCTTTGCAACAACGAAGGCAACTAAACGTTACACAGATTTTACATTTCAGGACGGAGATTTTTTTGTATTTGGCAAAGAAACCAAAGGACTTCCTGAGGATCTGTTAGCTCAGCATCCCGAAACATTACTGCGGTTGCCAATGTCAGATGCGGTCAGATCGCTAAATTTATCGAATTCGGCAGCAATCATGCTGTATGAGGGCTTGCGGCAGATCGGTTTCGTCGGTCTTGATTAG
- a CDS encoding AbrB/MazE/SpoVT family DNA-binding domain-containing protein has product MKPAGVVRKVDQLGRIVLPKSLRKRYQMNEGDPVEILVQGDHIILERYRPKCVFCGSMESVSEFKERYICGVCVTEMNLLKVRA; this is encoded by the coding sequence ATGAAGCCAGCCGGAGTCGTGCGTAAAGTCGATCAATTGGGACGTATTGTACTGCCTAAATCGCTAAGAAAGCGATATCAAATGAATGAGGGAGATCCTGTCGAAATTTTGGTGCAGGGTGACCATATCATACTGGAGAGATATCGTCCAAAATGTGTATTTTGCGGAAGTATGGAAAGTGTAAGTGAATTCAAAGAGCGCTATATTTGCGGCGTATGTGTAACTGAAATGAACTTGCTAAAGGTAAGAGCATAA
- a CDS encoding phosphodiester glycosidase family protein, whose translation MNVNSIQQINRVLLLASAPFLGMLIWLLFVTAIVPINPLVHKVSTPISFHQETVTLDNLLTKANADAVQTKSTIQQYFELYEKSAAEVAAMLQNAAAQAAKPGIIYDARITAKLGSPIRQASSGNIDLKLFALNESNYKGYALKVNLKSDKAIKLVLGKDKIGSSETTLDAVTRYGAIAGVNAGGFADDNKGKRYPLDTTMMNGKYVNGFFPTNNDTTFIGLNKDRKLIGGKFISQSELDKLNPLMGSTFVPVLLKNGNRTSIPYQWQSSPARAARTIMANYKHDQLLFIVTDGYDESGNSGATLAELQDKMQQLGIVDAYNLDGGGSTTLVMGGSVINRPSDGKLRPLATNFLFFK comes from the coding sequence ATGAACGTAAATAGCATTCAACAAATCAACCGCGTCCTTCTACTTGCAAGCGCCCCGTTTCTGGGGATGCTGATTTGGCTGCTATTCGTTACGGCGATTGTCCCAATCAACCCGTTGGTACATAAAGTGTCTACGCCGATCTCTTTTCATCAAGAAACGGTCACGCTCGATAACTTGCTGACCAAAGCGAATGCCGATGCTGTGCAAACCAAATCCACCATTCAGCAATATTTCGAACTTTATGAGAAAAGCGCTGCGGAAGTAGCGGCCATGCTCCAGAACGCTGCAGCACAAGCAGCCAAACCGGGCATTATCTATGATGCACGGATAACGGCCAAGCTCGGCAGCCCAATCAGACAAGCTTCTTCCGGGAATATTGACTTGAAACTATTCGCTTTGAATGAAAGCAACTATAAAGGTTATGCGCTTAAAGTAAACCTTAAGAGCGATAAGGCCATTAAGCTTGTACTTGGCAAGGATAAAATCGGCTCCAGTGAAACAACGCTAGATGCCGTCACACGTTATGGGGCTATCGCCGGTGTGAACGCAGGAGGCTTCGCCGATGACAACAAAGGCAAACGTTATCCGCTGGATACAACCATGATGAATGGGAAGTATGTGAATGGCTTCTTTCCTACCAACAACGATACGACCTTCATTGGCTTGAATAAAGACCGCAAGCTCATTGGCGGTAAGTTCATCTCTCAGTCTGAGCTTGATAAGTTAAATCCACTCATGGGATCTACCTTCGTCCCGGTTCTCCTGAAGAATGGTAACAGGACGTCGATTCCCTATCAGTGGCAAAGTTCTCCGGCAAGAGCAGCGCGGACCATCATGGCTAACTACAAGCACGACCAGCTGTTGTTTATTGTGACCGACGGCTACGATGAGAGCGGTAATTCGGGAGCAACTCTTGCTGAGCTGCAGGACAAAATGCAGCAATTAGGCATTGTCGATGCGTATAACTTGGATGGGGGCGGCTCTACCACTTTAGTCATGGGAGGCAGCGTCATTAATCGCCCATCGGATGGGAAGCTTAGACCGCTGGCCACCAACTTTCTATTTTTTAAATAA
- a CDS encoding response regulator produces MKVLLVDDEKHVRDAIRLLVNWKQYGIVTILEAQDGESAIDMVSTHLPEIIMTDMMMPIMNGVKLLEWLHTHAPDSKTIVISGHDDFSLLRHTLKYGGTDYILKPIDPEQLNEALDKAIQAWNKDEELRHTNRELNIEMNQIKPMYWDKLLSNLIAEPSAYDQAAEQLEKELHLSRTTRECRVAILSLDTMERSVKNKFSHNLDLLLFSLINICNEFLVNDQRGYAFRHWNSDNEIVLLLWKDQSGSEAFLAKINEGIRTALHTRVDFGIGSSRSFPTDLALSYQEARDALKQRNLKSKETWIHSTSKTAKTVQPTLNFSKYEERIQLAIRSGSLDQIQETVQEWMDAVKLSEAITLEQLDHWWREYRVMKRRWVQQFFSNISEDQVKQLLLDEPSSLIVPLDEHGILSLSLWQQELTRSIVHLSKLLLESQQKDKSVIFEIAEFLEKHYHEDVSLQDIANRFYLSREYISRKFKQEFEVNLSDYLGQIRMSKAKVLLRNPHLRISQVAEMVGYQDEKYFSKVFKKLEGLTPNEYRKTANSI; encoded by the coding sequence ATGAAAGTATTACTTGTCGATGATGAAAAGCATGTGCGCGACGCCATCCGTCTGCTAGTCAACTGGAAACAGTATGGCATAGTAACCATTCTGGAGGCCCAAGATGGTGAATCGGCCATTGATATGGTGAGCACCCATCTTCCTGAGATTATCATGACGGATATGATGATGCCCATTATGAATGGCGTAAAATTGCTCGAGTGGCTGCATACGCATGCTCCTGACTCGAAGACGATCGTCATTAGCGGCCATGACGACTTCTCTCTGCTTCGCCATACGTTAAAGTATGGGGGAACAGACTATATATTGAAGCCCATTGATCCCGAGCAGTTAAATGAAGCGTTAGATAAAGCCATTCAAGCTTGGAATAAAGATGAGGAGCTTCGTCATACCAATCGAGAGCTGAATATCGAAATGAACCAAATTAAGCCCATGTACTGGGATAAGCTGCTATCGAACTTAATTGCCGAACCTTCCGCTTATGATCAAGCGGCTGAGCAGCTAGAGAAAGAGCTTCATTTATCTCGGACAACGCGAGAATGTCGTGTCGCTATTTTATCTTTAGATACGATGGAACGCAGTGTGAAGAACAAATTCAGTCATAATCTGGATTTACTGCTCTTCTCGCTGATTAACATATGTAATGAATTCCTCGTTAACGATCAGCGCGGTTATGCATTCCGCCATTGGAACAGCGATAACGAAATTGTATTGCTTTTATGGAAGGATCAATCTGGCTCTGAGGCATTTCTAGCTAAAATCAATGAGGGTATACGCACCGCGCTTCATACCCGCGTTGACTTCGGTATCGGAAGCTCTCGCTCCTTCCCCACAGATCTGGCTTTATCCTATCAGGAAGCCCGTGATGCCCTTAAACAGCGAAACCTCAAATCCAAGGAAACATGGATTCATAGTACATCGAAGACAGCTAAAACGGTTCAGCCTACGCTTAATTTCAGCAAGTATGAGGAACGGATTCAACTCGCTATTCGCAGTGGCAGCCTTGACCAAATTCAAGAAACGGTTCAAGAATGGATGGACGCCGTCAAACTGAGCGAAGCCATTACACTCGAACAGCTCGACCATTGGTGGCGGGAGTACAGGGTGATGAAGCGCCGTTGGGTGCAGCAATTTTTCTCTAACATTAGTGAAGATCAGGTCAAACAGCTGCTCCTTGATGAGCCTTCCAGTTTGATTGTTCCGCTGGATGAGCATGGGATCCTTTCCCTCTCACTGTGGCAGCAGGAACTCACTCGGAGTATTGTTCACCTGTCGAAGCTGCTCCTCGAGAGTCAACAGAAGGACAAAAGCGTTATTTTTGAAATCGCCGAGTTCCTTGAGAAGCACTATCACGAAGATGTCTCGCTTCAGGATATCGCTAATCGATTCTACCTCAGCCGCGAGTACATTTCACGGAAATTCAAACAAGAGTTCGAGGTAAACCTTTCTGACTATTTAGGTCAAATTCGCATGAGTAAAGCAAAGGTCTTGCTGCGCAATCCACATCTTCGGATTTCACAAGTAGCGGAAATGGTCGGTTACCAGGACGAGAAATATTTCAGCAAAGTTTTCAAAAAACTAGAGGGACTCACCCCAAATGAATATCGAAAAACAGCGAATTCTATCTAA
- a CDS encoding histidine kinase — protein MFRHSIRNKLILFLLIATLVPFTTSIVVSYIFTKEKVTEDTITNNSALLSQAKMNLLNYLNGVVQASTTIYTGQYSSVGYLYDILQTEREIDYMSDKVIKSGLQVMSHSVKEIKQIYLYASVSDRSYLASSDIQGSMIGKYESLRQFPENKTVYFETTHESHNYNIALNVYSAPTPVLSMHRKIMYSPSNISIGELIIDLQLNLVSEISQSLFTHDQEELYILDDKGFIVFGPDVSKWGQPLEASWGNEAIYSDLQKGSYEWKNGAYAGINIYEKMKTDYVNWTIVKRLPYEQLTKSARQLTLINSLILTLFMLIVIAGTIYISIKFTEPIKQLIRYITRIQAGQVQLGQLNADIELTRTDEMGILANRFHGLMQDLNQMVMREYRLELANKSNQLMALQAQINPHFLNNALQSIGTLALQHEAPKIYALISYLAKMMHYSMNTNESVVPLRKEIEHIKAYLELQKQRFEHQFEIIYDIEESTKAISVPKMILQPLVENYFKHGFKPSETTGLLRIQATMPTDREDEYLKLIIEDNGIGITEERLREVKTLLITPSITDAAYIGLSNVLTRVQLYFTDDATLDIEHVQPQGLRIVIHIPMKREQTE, from the coding sequence TTGTTTCGTCATAGTATACGCAATAAATTAATCCTTTTTCTGCTCATTGCGACCTTAGTTCCATTCACTACATCCATTGTTGTTTCTTATATATTCACCAAGGAGAAAGTCACAGAAGACACAATTACGAATAATTCGGCCCTGTTATCTCAAGCAAAAATGAATTTGTTGAACTACTTAAATGGTGTTGTCCAGGCATCCACTACGATTTATACAGGTCAGTATTCATCTGTTGGTTATCTTTACGATATTCTGCAAACCGAGCGAGAAATCGACTACATGAGTGATAAGGTTATCAAAAGCGGACTGCAGGTCATGTCCCACTCGGTTAAAGAGATCAAACAAATTTATCTTTACGCCTCCGTTAGCGACCGTTCTTATTTAGCGAGCAGCGACATTCAAGGAAGCATGATCGGTAAATATGAATCTCTTCGGCAGTTCCCCGAGAACAAAACCGTTTATTTTGAAACCACTCATGAAAGCCATAATTACAATATTGCACTTAATGTGTATTCTGCTCCAACCCCTGTCCTATCTATGCATCGTAAAATTATGTACTCTCCAAGTAACATCTCGATTGGTGAGCTGATCATTGATCTTCAGCTGAATCTAGTCTCTGAAATATCTCAAAGCTTATTCACCCATGACCAAGAAGAACTTTATATCCTGGATGATAAGGGGTTCATCGTGTTCGGTCCTGATGTTTCTAAATGGGGACAACCTCTTGAAGCAAGCTGGGGGAATGAGGCGATTTATAGTGATCTCCAAAAAGGTTCCTATGAATGGAAAAACGGCGCTTATGCGGGGATAAATATTTATGAAAAAATGAAAACTGACTATGTTAACTGGACGATCGTGAAGCGGCTTCCCTATGAGCAATTAACGAAAAGTGCCCGACAGTTAACTTTAATTAATTCTTTGATCCTTACTTTGTTTATGTTGATTGTCATTGCCGGAACCATTTATATCAGCATTAAATTTACAGAGCCTATCAAACAATTAATTCGTTATATCACACGCATACAGGCGGGACAAGTTCAGTTAGGCCAATTGAATGCCGATATCGAGCTCACTCGAACGGATGAAATGGGTATTCTCGCCAATCGATTCCATGGCCTGATGCAAGATTTAAATCAAATGGTCATGCGCGAATACCGTTTAGAGCTTGCAAACAAATCGAATCAGCTCATGGCACTCCAAGCCCAGATCAATCCGCATTTTCTGAATAACGCACTGCAATCTATTGGTACATTAGCTTTACAGCACGAGGCTCCAAAGATTTACGCCTTAATTTCGTATCTGGCTAAAATGATGCATTACAGTATGAACACCAACGAATCGGTTGTTCCTTTGCGTAAGGAAATTGAGCATATTAAAGCTTATCTCGAGCTGCAAAAACAGCGATTCGAGCATCAATTTGAAATCATTTACGACATCGAAGAAAGCACAAAAGCAATCTCTGTACCCAAGATGATCCTTCAACCGCTTGTGGAAAATTATTTTAAGCATGGTTTTAAACCAAGTGAAACCACAGGCTTATTACGCATTCAGGCAACGATGCCTACAGATCGTGAGGATGAATATTTAAAGCTCATTATTGAGGATAATGGGATTGGTATAACGGAGGAGCGGTTGCGCGAGGTAAAAACCCTGCTGATTACCCCTTCCATAACCGATGCAGCTTATATTGGACTTAGTAATGTGCTAACCCGAGTACAGCTCTATTTTACCGATGATGCAACTCTTGATATTGAACATGTACAACCACAAGGTCTTAGGATTGTCATTCACATTCCTATGAAAAGGGAGCAAACGGAATGA
- a CDS encoding carbohydrate ABC transporter permease, translated as MKESKGLAGYIQQWVFIGPALIFFALIVVIPFLMSIYYSFTEWNGVTTTVKFNGLDNFKHLLFHDTDYRNAFWFTTRITVTDVILTNLVGFLLALLLTQALKTRNVLRTIFFMPNVIGGLLLGFIWQFIFVKGFGTLGELTNLSFFQLPWLGDAPTAFWAIAIVSIWQGSGYLMIIYIAALSNVPKDMVEAAYIDGASRLQVLKNIIIPLIMPAVTVCLFLTISWNFKMFDLNFSLTKGGPFNSTESVSINIYQEAFRNNNYGLGTAKALVFFVVVAIISTIQVMYTKRKEVEV; from the coding sequence ATGAAAGAGAGCAAAGGGTTAGCAGGATATATACAACAATGGGTGTTTATCGGACCAGCGTTGATCTTTTTCGCACTCATTGTTGTCATTCCTTTTCTCATGAGTATTTATTATTCATTTACTGAGTGGAATGGTGTGACAACAACCGTGAAATTCAACGGTCTAGACAATTTCAAGCACCTTCTGTTTCACGACACAGACTATCGCAACGCATTCTGGTTTACAACAAGAATAACCGTGACGGATGTCATTCTCACGAATCTTGTCGGGTTTCTTTTGGCACTCTTGCTCACACAGGCACTGAAAACCAGAAATGTACTGCGTACTATTTTCTTCATGCCGAACGTTATTGGGGGATTACTGCTTGGTTTCATTTGGCAGTTTATTTTCGTCAAAGGGTTCGGGACGTTAGGCGAATTAACGAATCTAAGTTTTTTTCAATTACCTTGGTTAGGTGATGCTCCAACAGCTTTTTGGGCGATCGCCATCGTTAGTATTTGGCAAGGCTCCGGCTACTTAATGATCATTTATATTGCGGCGCTTTCGAATGTGCCCAAAGATATGGTTGAAGCGGCTTATATTGATGGTGCTTCACGTTTACAAGTGCTTAAGAACATTATCATTCCACTCATCATGCCGGCTGTTACCGTATGTTTGTTCCTCACCATTTCATGGAACTTCAAGATGTTTGACTTGAACTTCTCCTTGACCAAAGGTGGACCGTTCAACTCAACAGAATCAGTTTCCATTAATATTTATCAAGAAGCATTCCGGAATAACAACTATGGTTTAGGTACAGCAAAAGCGTTAGTATTCTTCGTTGTAGTGGCCATTATTTCGACCATCCAAGTCATGTATACGAAACGCAAGGAGGTTGAAGTGTAA
- a CDS encoding carbohydrate ABC transporter permease, which translates to MESVKKYSGRLFTLEVLGILIGLLFLVPFYFVIVNSLKTFPELAASTAKLPSSLYLDNYTKVWKIMKFPSAFMNSLIITVLSNVGLVLISSMAAYRMVRKSSKFNNLVFIAFVAAMVIPFQSIMIPLVRVASQVGLMDSKFGLIICYFGFGVSLNVFLFHGFIKSIPLEIEESATVDGCSPYGVFWRIVFPLLKPMSTTVIILNSLWIWNDYLLPSLVLNSPELRTIPLATFSFFGQYTKQWDLALAGLTLGVLPIVIFFLAMQKHIVEGITAGSVKG; encoded by the coding sequence ATGGAATCTGTCAAAAAATACTCTGGACGATTATTCACACTCGAGGTGCTTGGCATTTTGATTGGTCTCTTATTTCTAGTCCCTTTCTACTTTGTCATCGTCAACTCCCTTAAGACATTTCCGGAGCTGGCGGCCAGCACAGCGAAGCTTCCGTCAAGCTTATATCTTGATAACTATACGAAAGTATGGAAAATCATGAAGTTCCCAAGTGCGTTTATGAACTCTTTAATTATTACAGTGCTCAGTAATGTGGGGCTTGTATTGATTAGTTCCATGGCCGCTTATCGAATGGTGCGCAAATCAAGTAAATTCAATAATCTTGTTTTTATAGCCTTCGTTGCTGCCATGGTTATTCCGTTTCAATCCATCATGATTCCGCTTGTGCGTGTTGCAAGTCAGGTTGGACTTATGGATAGTAAGTTCGGATTGATTATTTGTTACTTTGGATTCGGTGTTTCACTGAACGTTTTCTTGTTTCATGGTTTTATTAAATCCATTCCGCTTGAGATTGAAGAGTCAGCGACAGTGGATGGCTGCTCGCCGTACGGGGTATTTTGGCGAATTGTTTTCCCGCTGTTAAAGCCGATGTCTACAACAGTCATTATCTTAAACAGTTTATGGATATGGAATGATTATTTGCTTCCTTCACTCGTGTTAAATAGTCCTGAGCTGAGAACAATACCTTTAGCAACGTTTTCTTTCTTTGGTCAATATACGAAGCAATGGGATTTAGCCTTGGCTGGTCTAACACTTGGCGTCCTGCCGATCGTTATTTTCTTCTTGGCTATGCAGAAACATATTGTAGAAGGCATTACGGCAGGGTCGGTAAAAGGTTAA